GGAGCAACTGCGACCGTAAAAAGTAATGATACTTATAAGACCGCGGATGCCCTAATGGGAAGATTATTCTATACTTTCAAAGATAGATATTTGCTAACGACGTCGATACGTCGAGATGGATATTCTGCTTTTGGTAAAAAGAACCCGCGGTCTTTATTTAGTGCTGTAGCGTTAGGCTGGGTATTTTCTGAAGAAAATTTTTTTAATAAATCTGGAGTCTTCAATTATGGTAAGCTTAGATTTTCTTGGGGTGAAAATGGGAATCGCGAAATTGGCCAATATGCTGCTTTGTCACAAATGCAGTCTAGTTTGTTCCCATATTTAAACACGGGCGGAAATTTCTTTACAACATCACAGATATATGTAACAACAATGGCCAACTATAATCTAAAGTGGGAGAGGACAGGAACTTACAATGTTGGTTTAGATTTCGGGTTGCTAAACAATAGACTTACTGGCTCGCTAGAAGGATATCTTGCCACGACAACTGATCTTCTAATGGAGCGGTCACTGCCCAATATCACAGGGTTTAGCGACGTCATGTCAAATCTTGGAAAGTTGAGTAACCGTGGAATCGAATTGACGCTTAATGGAACGATGATCAAAAATGAAACGTTTTCTTGGATGCTTTCTGGAAATCTTTCTTCTAACCGAAGAAAAATCGAGTCGCTCTATGGCGACATAATTTCAGTTGTAGATGAAAACGGTAATGTGATTGAATCAAGAGAAGCCGATGATGAGGCTAACCAATGGTTTATTGGACAGGATCCAGATCGTGTATGGGCGTATGAGCGTCGAGGTGTTTGGCAATATGATGAATCTGAAATAGCTAAAACATATGGACTACAGCCTGGTGATTTTAAATATGTAGACCAAAATGAAGATGGCGTAATGAATAACAAGGATAAAATATTTCAAGGATATAGAACGCCAAGAATACGGTGGTCCCTAAGAAACGAATTGAATTACAGAAATTTCGATCTCTCCTTTGTTCTTTATTCCTATTTAAAATATTATGGCGCATTTCAACGTGCAGCAAACACTTATTCCTTTCCAGATCGGACATCAGATTACGATTTTCCAAGATGGACGAAAGAAAATCCAATCGATGATTATGCTAGAATAGGATCGAAAAATATCGGAACGAATTGGGTAAGCAAATCTTTCGTAAGATTGGAAAATATCACCCTTTCCTATAATGTGCCAAAATCCATTTTAAACAAGTTAGAAATCCAGAATTTAAGACTCAATCTTACAATGCAAAATGTCGCTGTCATGGCAAAAAAATGGTCCTTTTGGGATCCGGAAAGTGAAACTGTAACTCCTCGGACTCTAAATTTTGGAATTAATCTCACACTCTAACTAAAATCTAAATATTATGAAACGATTTAATATTACAATACAGATTATAATTTTCGTCGTTGTGCTTAATGCCAGCTGCAAGAAATCATGGTTAGACCCGAAACCACTCTCATTTTATACACCAGAAAATACATTCGATAAGGAAGGTGGCTTTGACGCGGCATTAGCTGCTTGCGAAAATATTATGCGGTCTGAATTTAATGGTGACGGGATGCCTCAATTGACTGAAATGATTTTGTCTGATATTGCTGTCGAAGGAACCACTGATAAAGCCGGACCACAAATGGATATCGACATTACCTTACTTCCAGATGCTAATTTAAATCATATAGACTTCACGAAAGTTGGCTGGTATTGGGAAAACGCGTATAAAGCGATTCAATATGCAAATATAATTCTTTCTAGAGTTTCTGATCTAGAGTTCAAAGACCCGGTTGAAAAGAAACGAATTATTGGACAAGCATATTTTCATAGAGCTTATTGGTATTATAAATTAGTTCACCAATTCGGAGATGTACCATATATTGAACACGAAATAAACGAACCTCGAACCGATTATTTTACAAACAGTCGCTGGGATATATTAAATAGATTGAAGTCTGAATTGGAAACTGCATATCAAGATGTTCCACAATCAACAAATAGAGGGCGGGTTAACAAGGGAGCAGTTGGTACGTTATTGGTAAAAATATACTTATCAATAGGAGAATTTCAGAAAGCTGTTGATATAGGAAAACAGGTTGTAAGTGCACACCCACTAATGACGAACCGTTTTACCCCAAATCAATCTAAAGCCAATACAAATTTGATGCATGATTTACATAGCGTAGCGGCAAAAATTGATTTAAGTAACACTGAAGGAATTTTATATGTTATGTCTTATCCCAATGTTTTGGGATCAATTCGATCTCAACTCGGTCGTCAATTAATTCCACGGATTGTGGGCGTGACTACACCCGATGGTAAAACAGGAGTAGCTTTTGATAAATCAGTAGAACCAGCTTTGGATATTAATAACAAATACGGCCGAGGTATAGGGCGAGCACGTTTGACAAATTATTATCAATATACGATTTGGACATCTAAAGAAAAGAACGACATTAGAGGAGTTCATAACAGAGATAGTTGGGTAAGTCCAGCAGATTTAAAATATAATGATCCCAATTTAAAAAATAGTGGAAATATTTATTATGGAAAAAATCTGGTTAAAAACCCGGCGATGTCTGTTGAGGATTCTATACGAAGTTGGTACCAATGGCCGCATTATAAAACATTTGTTCCTGATCCATTATCGGGAGACTGGAATTGGGGTGGCGAAACACCGATGTATATATACAGATCGGCTGAGGTATATTTACTTATAGCTGAAGCATATTATTGGATGAACAATTTAGCTGGAGCAGCTGAGATGTTAAATGTTGTTCGAGCAAGATCAAATGCTAATTTACTTTCAAGTTCAGACATAAACATTGGTTCAATTGTCGACGAGAGAGCGAGAGAGTTATATTTCGAAGAAAATAGACATTTAGAATTAAGCCGAATTGCTTTTATATACGCCAAAACTGGTAAAAATTGTGAATATTTTGGTAGAACTTACAAATTAGAGACAATATCAGGACCGGCTGGGTCGTCTTATAATAAACAATCCGGCTACAATTTTTATTTCGATTGGGTCAATGAAAAGAACAATTTTTATAACAAAGGTGTAAAGCATAGATGGGCTGAATATAAAATTAGTAACCATCACATCCTTTGGCCAATTCCGGCCGCCGCAATTAATGCAAACACGAAAGGAATAATCAATCAAAATATCGGTTATCCTGGTTCAGAAAACAATCAAACTCCTAAACCTTTATAGAAAAAACGATGAAAACTATATTATATTTAATTATCTTCATAAGTCTTGTTCCCTATAAAGGACTTTGTCAGAAAGTTAACTACGACGAATCCCTCGTTACAGCTTACACACTCCCTGATCTTCTGACTTCAAACTCAGGACTCAAAGTCAACAATAAACAAAAATGGGAGCAAATCAGACGCCCAGAGATTTTAGAGATGTACAGCAATCTCGTCTACGGCAGAACTCCGACCGAAGACATCCCTGTCAGCTACCAACTTCTTACCGAAAATAAGCAGGCTTTGGATGGAAAAGCGACCATGCGGCAAGTCAAGATGACCTTCTCCAAGAACGGTAAAACGGTAAATGCCCTGCTATTATTGATGCTACCCAACCATGTCAAAAAGAAGATTCCCATGATTGTAGGCTATAACTTTAAAGGCAATCATAGCACGATAAACGACTCCACAATTCTATACAGTGACAACTTTAAGCTCGTTCGTGAGCCTGATCATTTGGATTGGAAGCGTGGCGTTCAAGCACAGCGCTGGGACTACAAACAAATCATAGAAAGAGGATACGGTGTAGCAACTATGTGCTATCATGATATCTTCCCTGATAAAGATGGTTTTAAAGACTACAGCATTGCGGCTTTATTCTCCGATTACGAATCTCGAAAGGAGCAAGGGGATAACTGGGAAGCCATTGGTGGATGGGCATGGGGATCCTCAAGAATCGTCGATTACCTGGAAACCATACCCGAAATAGATAAAAACAAATTTGCCTTACTTGGACATTCCCGTCAGGGGAAAGCCGCACTCTGGGCAGGCGCACAAGACCCTAGGTTCAGTATCGTTATCTCCAACAACTCCGGTGAAGGTGGCGCAGCACTCGCCCGCAGAAATTACGGCGAAACCTTACAGATTGTCTGCAACATTAAGCCCGCCTGGTTTGCCAAAAACCTCAACGC
The DNA window shown above is from Sphingobacterium hotanense and carries:
- a CDS encoding RagB/SusD family nutrient uptake outer membrane protein — its product is MKRFNITIQIIIFVVVLNASCKKSWLDPKPLSFYTPENTFDKEGGFDAALAACENIMRSEFNGDGMPQLTEMILSDIAVEGTTDKAGPQMDIDITLLPDANLNHIDFTKVGWYWENAYKAIQYANIILSRVSDLEFKDPVEKKRIIGQAYFHRAYWYYKLVHQFGDVPYIEHEINEPRTDYFTNSRWDILNRLKSELETAYQDVPQSTNRGRVNKGAVGTLLVKIYLSIGEFQKAVDIGKQVVSAHPLMTNRFTPNQSKANTNLMHDLHSVAAKIDLSNTEGILYVMSYPNVLGSIRSQLGRQLIPRIVGVTTPDGKTGVAFDKSVEPALDINNKYGRGIGRARLTNYYQYTIWTSKEKNDIRGVHNRDSWVSPADLKYNDPNLKNSGNIYYGKNLVKNPAMSVEDSIRSWYQWPHYKTFVPDPLSGDWNWGGETPMYIYRSAEVYLLIAEAYYWMNNLAGAAEMLNVVRARSNANLLSSSDINIGSIVDERARELYFEENRHLELSRIAFIYAKTGKNCEYFGRTYKLETISGPAGSSYNKQSGYNFYFDWVNEKNNFYNKGVKHRWAEYKISNHHILWPIPAAAINANTKGIINQNIGYPGSENNQTPKPL
- a CDS encoding glucuronyl esterase domain-containing protein, with amino-acid sequence MKTILYLIIFISLVPYKGLCQKVNYDESLVTAYTLPDLLTSNSGLKVNNKQKWEQIRRPEILEMYSNLVYGRTPTEDIPVSYQLLTENKQALDGKATMRQVKMTFSKNGKTVNALLLLMLPNHVKKKIPMIVGYNFKGNHSTINDSTILYSDNFKLVREPDHLDWKRGVQAQRWDYKQIIERGYGVATMCYHDIFPDKDGFKDYSIAALFSDYESRKEQGDNWEAIGGWAWGSSRIVDYLETIPEIDKNKFALLGHSRQGKAALWAGAQDPRFSIVISNNSGEGGAALARRNYGETLQIVCNIKPAWFAKNLNAYHHKIDEMPFDQHMLIALIAPRAVYVASAEQDRWADPKGEYLAAYHAGPVYALYKKKGLPSEIHPNLHQPIYNDIGYHIRAGIHDVNSYDWYCYLNFADKKWK